The following proteins are co-located in the Engraulis encrasicolus isolate BLACKSEA-1 chromosome 2, IST_EnEncr_1.0, whole genome shotgun sequence genome:
- the LOC134467245 gene encoding serine/threonine-protein kinase SBK1-like, with amino-acid sequence MSSSSSPRVSSRGSTDILEELQLIAAQNMEKLEINRYYEVIRELGKGTYGKVDLVVHKIRGTKMALKYLRKKTTKLKSFLREYSISLYLSPCPYIINMYGIAFETEDYYIFAQEYAPAGDLFDIIPPQVGLPEAVAKRCVHQVAIGLDFLHGRKLVHRDIKPENVLIFDRECRKVKLSDFGMTRRAGSPVKRVSGTIPYTAPELCDASRRDGFLVEPSTDVWAFGVLLFCMLTGNFPWEKALPSDAFYEEFARWQRGRSAQVPSQWRRFTPEALRMFRRLLAIPQERRCSVKDVFAHFDHYWMLDTENGNVVPSVVTVTASNAQVAQCSASSVGAGMGGGQHSSSSPRSSAGGSSGPPAELSCSSSSEEDELVERLKQQNLSAMVSNKGVVMESVSGSSHYSSSSANSSPASNGGYERSSARDNNGNGGSGGRILVTTPIEICV; translated from the exons ATGAGCTCGTCCTCCTCTCCCCGCGTCTCCTCGCGTGGCTCCACAGACATCCTTGAGGAGCTGCAGCTGATCGCGGCGCAGAACATGGAGAAGCTGGAGATCAACCGCTACTACGAGGTCATCCGCGAGCTGGGCAAGGGCACCTATGGCAAGGTGGACCTCGTCGTCCACAAGATCAGAG GCACCAAGATGGCCCTGAAGTACCTGCGTAAGAAGACGACCAAGCTGAAGAGCTTCCTGCGTGAGTACAGCATCTCCCTGTACCTGTCGCCCTGCCCCTACATCATCAACATGTACGGCATCGCCTTCGAGACCGAGGACTACTACATCTTCGCCCAGGAGTACGCGCCCGCAGGGGACCTGTTTGACATCATCCCACCTCAG GTGGGTCTTCCCGAGGCGGTTGCTAAGCGCTGTGTGCACCAGGTGGCCATCGGTCTGGACTTCCTGCATGGCAGGAAGCTGGTCCACCGCGACATCAAGCCGGAGAACGTGCTTATCTTCGACCGCGAGTGCCGCAAGGTCAAGCTGTCTGACTTCGGCATGACGCGGCGCGCCGGCTCGCCCGTGAAGCGCGTGAGCGGCACCATCCCCTACACGGCCCCCGAGCTGTGCGACGCCTCGCGCCGAGACGGCTTCCTGGTGGAGCCCAGCACCGACGTCTGGGCCTTCGGGGTCCTCCTCTTCTGCATGCTCACGGGCAACTTCCCCTGGGAGAAGGCCCTGCCCTCGGACGCCTTCTACGAGGAGTTTGCCCGATGGCAGCGTGGCCGCTCGGCCCAGGTGCCCTCGCAGTGGCGGCGCTTCACGCCCGAGGCGCTGCGCATGTTCCGCCGCCTCCTCGCCATCCCGCAGGAGCGCCGCTGCTCTGTCAAGGACGTCTTTGCGCACTTCGACCACTACTGGATGCTGGACACTGAGAACGGCAATGTGGTGCCCAGCGTGGTGACGGTCACCGCGTCCAACGCGCAGGTGGCACAGTGCTCCGCGTCCTCAGTGGGGGCGGGTATGGGCGGCGGGCAGCACTCGTCCTCCTCTCCCCGTTCGTCTGCGGGGGGCAGCAGCGGGCCCCCTGCTGAGCTCAGCTGCTCTTCGTCGTCAGAGGAGGACGAGCTGGTGGAGCGTCTGAAGCAGCAGAACCTGTCGGCCATGGTGAGCAACAAGGGCGTCGTCATGGAGAGCGTCTCAGGCTCCTCCCATTACTCGTCCTCCTCGGCCAATAGCTCGCCGGCCTCCAACGGCGGCTACGAGCGCTCCTCGGCTCGCGACAACAACGGCAACGGTGGCAGCGGTGGCCGAATCCTGGTCACCACTCCCATCGAGATCTGCGTGTAA